Proteins from one Acropora muricata isolate sample 2 chromosome 9, ASM3666990v1, whole genome shotgun sequence genomic window:
- the LOC136927520 gene encoding TBC1 domain family member 7-like isoform X1, with the protein MTAGSFSKMAEKDGRNFRAFYYDTLGLRNVELKKALEILLKDDPIDVERIATFSSRFGLPAIYRIHVWKVILGVIPPYRDAHQFVMEQRTEHFNDLKHTLTIMKKTTDEDELPFQLSTMYLLDQGALRFVKVPQRLGRKAEAMRAVVQVFMSMFDNEVDLYWLSTRFIRCLDQSASQLDKLAKLIQHYLQTEDVYLHKHLLNIGAFQVFPISRWIESGFAEDIPDSCMERIWDKVVAGSSKILAFVAGSLLLVFRHQLLAEKTSEGVRIFLNKPVPEDNFVTIVSKAMELWDKHGTTVISDTPTVH; encoded by the exons ATGACGGCAGGTTCTTTCTCCAAGATGGCGGAGAAGGACGGACGAAATTTTCGTGCCTTTTACTACGACACCCTTGGCCTTAGAAATGTGGAGCTTAAAAAGGCCCTGGAGATATTGCTTAAAGATGATCCAATAG ATGTTGAAAGAATCGCAACTTTCAGTTCACGATTCGGCTTACCAGCGATTTACAGAATTCATGTATGGAAAGTGATATTAG GTGTCATTCCTCCATATCGTGATGCTCACCAGTTTGTGATGGAGCAACGAACAGAACATTTCAACGATCTCAAACACACTCTAACGATTATGAAAAAGACAACTGATGAAGATGAATTACCCTTTCAACTGTCCACAATGTATTTGCTTGATCAGGGAGCCTTGCGCTTTGTCAAGGTACCCCAG AGACTTGGTAGGAAGGCCGAAGCAATGCGGGCTGTGGTGCAGGTGTTTATGAGCATGTTTGATAATGAAGTTGATCTGTACTGGCTGTCGACCAGATTCATTAGGTGCTTGGACCAATCAGCATCTCAGCTGGACAAACTG GCAAAGCTTATACAGCATTATCTTCAGACTGAGGATGTTTATCTTCACAAACACCTTTTGAATATTGGAGCATTCCAGGTCTTTCCTATCAGTAG GTGGATTGAGAGTGGATTTGCGGAGGACATTCCAGATTCCTGTATGGAAAG GATTTGGGACAAAGTTGTGGCAGGTTCCAGCAAGATCCTCGCTTTCGTAGCTGGTAGTTTACTCTTAGTCTTCAGGCATCAGCTACTCGCGGAAAAGACATCGGAGGGTGTCAGAATTTTTCTCAATAAG CCCGTTCCAGAGGACAATTTTGTGACGATTGTTAGTAAAGCCATGGAACTTTGGGACAAACATGGTACCACAGTGATCTCTGATACTCCAACAGTACATTGA
- the LOC136927520 gene encoding TBC1 domain family member 7-like isoform X2 produces MTAGSFSKMAEKDGRNFRAFYYDTLGLRNVELKKALEILLKDDPIDVERIATFSSRFGLPAIYRIHVWKVILGVIPPYRDAHQFVMEQRTEHFNDLKHTLTIMKKTTDEDELPFQLSTMYLLDQGALRFVKVPQRLGRKAEAMRAVVQAKLIQHYLQTEDVYLHKHLLNIGAFQVFPISRWIESGFAEDIPDSCMERIWDKVVAGSSKILAFVAGSLLLVFRHQLLAEKTSEGVRIFLNKPVPEDNFVTIVSKAMELWDKHGTTVISDTPTVH; encoded by the exons ATGACGGCAGGTTCTTTCTCCAAGATGGCGGAGAAGGACGGACGAAATTTTCGTGCCTTTTACTACGACACCCTTGGCCTTAGAAATGTGGAGCTTAAAAAGGCCCTGGAGATATTGCTTAAAGATGATCCAATAG ATGTTGAAAGAATCGCAACTTTCAGTTCACGATTCGGCTTACCAGCGATTTACAGAATTCATGTATGGAAAGTGATATTAG GTGTCATTCCTCCATATCGTGATGCTCACCAGTTTGTGATGGAGCAACGAACAGAACATTTCAACGATCTCAAACACACTCTAACGATTATGAAAAAGACAACTGATGAAGATGAATTACCCTTTCAACTGTCCACAATGTATTTGCTTGATCAGGGAGCCTTGCGCTTTGTCAAGGTACCCCAG AGACTTGGTAGGAAGGCCGAAGCAATGCGGGCTGTGGTGCAG GCAAAGCTTATACAGCATTATCTTCAGACTGAGGATGTTTATCTTCACAAACACCTTTTGAATATTGGAGCATTCCAGGTCTTTCCTATCAGTAG GTGGATTGAGAGTGGATTTGCGGAGGACATTCCAGATTCCTGTATGGAAAG GATTTGGGACAAAGTTGTGGCAGGTTCCAGCAAGATCCTCGCTTTCGTAGCTGGTAGTTTACTCTTAGTCTTCAGGCATCAGCTACTCGCGGAAAAGACATCGGAGGGTGTCAGAATTTTTCTCAATAAG CCCGTTCCAGAGGACAATTTTGTGACGATTGTTAGTAAAGCCATGGAACTTTGGGACAAACATGGTACCACAGTGATCTCTGATACTCCAACAGTACATTGA
- the LOC136927517 gene encoding serine protease 23-like, protein MKVIFVVITCLMLKVASFETLKQPNRDAAYVNEDVASTDTPQKSRLGSAKEDKPDPSSSPKERRVIFGADDRKKLPPGGKAQLKPHSSACKVTCRGFCSWSCSGVLIGSRHVLTSAHCVDSVTTGAILVGFLERNGRFQWYNVMEVSIPSGWQASKAITNDYAVLKLRRSTNRPHLSVSYVPLSKKSVIAITGFPSDKPSNSLWTTKCRPLLVTNGLIWNQCDAARGSSGSGVLGGSPRTAVVGVLSGEKTIRNRQQKVVRLNVAVHLTRNIISQIKKWTKI, encoded by the exons ATGAAGGtcatttttgttgtcattaCTTGTTTGATGCTCAAAGTTGCGAG CTTTGAGACACTGAAGCAGCCAAATCGTGATGCAGCATACGTGAATGAAGATGTCGCCTCAACTGACACCCCACAAAAGTCGCGGCTTGGGTCCGCAAAAGAAGACAA GCCAGATCCAAGCTCAAGTCCCAAGGAAAGGCGTGTCATCTTTGGAGCTGATGATCGTAAAAAATTACCACCGGGAGGTAAAGCGCAGCTAAAGCCTCATTCTTCAGCCTGCAAAGTAACTTGCAGGGGTTTCTGCTCGTGGTCTTGCTCgggtgttctgattggctcccgGCATGTTCTCACAAGTGCGCATTGCGTAGATAGTGTAACTACTGGCGCAATACTGGTTGGCTTCTTGGAACGAAATGGCAGATTTCAGTGGTATAATGTGATGGAGGTATCTATTCCGTCCGGATGGCAAGCATCGAAGGCTATAACTAACGATTACGCCGTATTGAAACTGAGAAGATCAACCAATCGACCACACTTGAGTGTTTCATATGTGCCTCTGTCTAAGAAGTCCGTTATTGCCATTACAG GATTCCCAAGTGACAAACCTTCCAACAGCCTGTGGACCACCAAATGCAGACCACTTTTGGTGACCAACGGCCTCATATGGAATCAATGTGATGCCGCGCGGGGAAGTTCGGGTTCGGGTGTGCTCGGTGGATCTCCTCGTACGGCAGTCGTCGGAGTTCTATCGGGTGAAAAAACAATTCGAAATCGGCAACAAAAAGTCGTCCGATTAAATGTGGCAGTACATCTCACTCGAAATATAATTTCCCAGATTAAAAAGTGGACAAAAATTTGA